One window of the Doryrhamphus excisus isolate RoL2022-K1 chromosome 10, RoL_Dexc_1.0, whole genome shotgun sequence genome contains the following:
- the LOC131137527 gene encoding RNA-binding motif, single-stranded-interacting protein 2-like isoform X2 yields the protein MLLSVPPRTGGVNTYNGYQGKSIKKQTYVSSNHLMAPPSPNSNSGNTSTISNGSSSSNGGGEQLSKTNLYIRGLHPGTTDQDLVKLCQPYGKIVSTKAILDKTTNKCKGYGFVDFDNPSSAQKAVTALKAGGVQAQMAKEQDPTNLYISNLPLSMDEQELENMLKPFSQAISTRILRDANGTSRGVGFARMESTEKCEAIIQHFNGKYIKTPPGVSVPPEPLLCKFADGGQKKRQSQGKYLHNGRSWTRDGETGGMTLTYDPTTALQNGFYSSPYSMAPNRMLGPTSLSPYMHSPVSTYQVHNPSWLHHHHHHQSYIMPPTGAVLTPGMDHSMSIQPTSLMGPLAQQLSHLSVGSSGTYMPANSSMQGTYVPQYTQVPPTNISVEESAVQQPVAIETPTEHSSFSYQHNK from the exons ATGCTGCTCTCTGTGCCGCCGAGGACCGGAGGAGTGAACACGTACAACGGCTACCAGGGCAAAAGCATCAAGAAG CAGACGTATGTGTCCTCCAATCATCTGATGGCTCCTCCAAGCCCCAACAGCAACAGCGGCAACACCAGCACCATCAGcaacggcagcagcagcagcaatggTGGCGGGGAGCAGCTGAGCAAAACCAACCTGTACATCCGTGGCCTCCACCCGGGAACCACAGACCAGGATCTGGTCAAACTGTGTCAGCC atatgggAAAATTGTTTCCACAAAAGCTATACTGGACAAGACAACCAATAAATGCAAAG GCTACGGCTTTGTTGACTTTGACAATCCATCCTCGGCTCAGAAGGCAGTGACGGCGTTGAAGGCGGGGGGTGTGCAGGCTCAGATGGCCAAG GAGCAGGACCCCACCAATTTGTACATTTCCAATCTGCCGCTTTCCATGGATGAGCAGGAGCTGGAGAACATGCTGAAGCCCTTCAGCCAGGCCATCTCCACCCGCATCCTGCGGGATGCTAACGGGACCAGTCGGGGTGTGGGCTTCGCCAG GATGGAGTCCACGGAGAAATGTGAGGCAATTATTCAACATTTTAACGGAAAATATATTAAGACTCCACCTGGGGTGTCAG TTCCACCAGAacccctattatgcaaatttgccGATGGAGGCCAGAAGAAGCGTCAGAGTCAAGGAAAATATCTCCATAACGGCCGAAGCTGGACCAGAGACGGGGAGACC GGAGGGATGACCCTCACATACGACCCCACCACAGCCTTACAGAACGG GTTCTACTCCTCTCCTTACAGCATGGCTCCCAATCGCATGCTGGGGCCGACCTCGCTGTCCCCTTACATGCACTCGCCTGTGTCCACCTACCAG GTGCACAACCCCTCCTggctccaccaccaccaccaccaccagtcGTACATCATGCCGCCCACA GGGGCGGTCCTGACACCAGGGATGGACCACAGCATGTCCATCCAGCCCACGTCGCTGATGGGGCCGCTGGCACAGCAGCTCAGCCACTTGTCCGTAGGCAGCAGCGGCACG taTATGCCTGCAAACTCATCTATGCAGGGGACGTACGTCCCCCAGTACACCCAAGTGCCTCCTACCAACATCTCCGTTGAG GAAAGTGCCGTCCAGCAACCGGTTGCAATAGAGACACCCACCGAACACTCCAGCTTCTCCTACCAGCATAACAAGTGA
- the LOC131137527 gene encoding RNA-binding motif, single-stranded-interacting protein 2-like isoform X1 — MLLSVPPRTGGVNTYNGYQGKSIKKQTYVSSNHLMAPPSPNSNSGNTSTISNGSSSSNGGGEQLSKTNLYIRGLHPGTTDQDLVKLCQPYGKIVSTKAILDKTTNKCKGYGFVDFDNPSSAQKAVTALKAGGVQAQMAKQQEQDPTNLYISNLPLSMDEQELENMLKPFSQAISTRILRDANGTSRGVGFARMESTEKCEAIIQHFNGKYIKTPPGVSVPPEPLLCKFADGGQKKRQSQGKYLHNGRSWTRDGETGGMTLTYDPTTALQNGFYSSPYSMAPNRMLGPTSLSPYMHSPVSTYQVHNPSWLHHHHHHQSYIMPPTGAVLTPGMDHSMSIQPTSLMGPLAQQLSHLSVGSSGTYMPANSSMQGTYVPQYTQVPPTNISVEESAVQQPVAIETPTEHSSFSYQHNK; from the exons ATGCTGCTCTCTGTGCCGCCGAGGACCGGAGGAGTGAACACGTACAACGGCTACCAGGGCAAAAGCATCAAGAAG CAGACGTATGTGTCCTCCAATCATCTGATGGCTCCTCCAAGCCCCAACAGCAACAGCGGCAACACCAGCACCATCAGcaacggcagcagcagcagcaatggTGGCGGGGAGCAGCTGAGCAAAACCAACCTGTACATCCGTGGCCTCCACCCGGGAACCACAGACCAGGATCTGGTCAAACTGTGTCAGCC atatgggAAAATTGTTTCCACAAAAGCTATACTGGACAAGACAACCAATAAATGCAAAG GCTACGGCTTTGTTGACTTTGACAATCCATCCTCGGCTCAGAAGGCAGTGACGGCGTTGAAGGCGGGGGGTGTGCAGGCTCAGATGGCCAAG CAACAGGAGCAGGACCCCACCAATTTGTACATTTCCAATCTGCCGCTTTCCATGGATGAGCAGGAGCTGGAGAACATGCTGAAGCCCTTCAGCCAGGCCATCTCCACCCGCATCCTGCGGGATGCTAACGGGACCAGTCGGGGTGTGGGCTTCGCCAG GATGGAGTCCACGGAGAAATGTGAGGCAATTATTCAACATTTTAACGGAAAATATATTAAGACTCCACCTGGGGTGTCAG TTCCACCAGAacccctattatgcaaatttgccGATGGAGGCCAGAAGAAGCGTCAGAGTCAAGGAAAATATCTCCATAACGGCCGAAGCTGGACCAGAGACGGGGAGACC GGAGGGATGACCCTCACATACGACCCCACCACAGCCTTACAGAACGG GTTCTACTCCTCTCCTTACAGCATGGCTCCCAATCGCATGCTGGGGCCGACCTCGCTGTCCCCTTACATGCACTCGCCTGTGTCCACCTACCAG GTGCACAACCCCTCCTggctccaccaccaccaccaccaccagtcGTACATCATGCCGCCCACA GGGGCGGTCCTGACACCAGGGATGGACCACAGCATGTCCATCCAGCCCACGTCGCTGATGGGGCCGCTGGCACAGCAGCTCAGCCACTTGTCCGTAGGCAGCAGCGGCACG taTATGCCTGCAAACTCATCTATGCAGGGGACGTACGTCCCCCAGTACACCCAAGTGCCTCCTACCAACATCTCCGTTGAG GAAAGTGCCGTCCAGCAACCGGTTGCAATAGAGACACCCACCGAACACTCCAGCTTCTCCTACCAGCATAACAAGTGA